A region of Candidatus Eremiobacterota bacterium DNA encodes the following proteins:
- a CDS encoding mechanosensitive ion channel family protein: MTKTRNPGALLKILFLFLCLLFLACALIPPHSEALPGLPSPHHQPPAVPPEPSQAQAAGSASSSATTPPSPAPPSPASTLEAPPDEAPVMLNNRALITVRGDSGHRAAERAGIIERRIEEVLKRAKSAPSIDIDTVDETPVIKSGGLYLISVTNSDAAPLGISVSDLAASWRDELEKGIRRTWHERSEGYTEEALIRSLYIILIGIALTIIGIFVFQRFLKLPGFLFILIIWLSVISAVLWLFPDSRPWSRNLVQGVLIPILTFLITFIVVMLLFKPTDAFVMRFFDIFEKIRDSDLDQRGRGLHRLAMLRVVGKVIAKTVLILIAGLLYLNSLHVDLTAALAGAGIIGVGLGIASQDLLKDYMAGFFFVFEDQFAVGDNIRAGAYEGTVEDFTLRITRLRDMEGRLISIPNSVIRTVENQSSGWSQVDFTVHVAYRNNLAKAMALLIETARELRADWKEIIIADPEMLGVEGIDESGVKLRMVMKTKPLSQWKVRRELLKRIKSRFDMEGIEIPFPQRSVWLRDDKDKVLDSHEPQETPAPQGEAGSNKPEAPENRQDS; the protein is encoded by the coding sequence ATGACAAAAACTCGAAATCCGGGAGCGCTTTTAAAGATTCTCTTCCTTTTTCTCTGCCTGCTCTTCCTTGCTTGTGCGCTCATACCGCCTCACTCAGAGGCCCTCCCGGGGCTGCCGTCACCTCACCATCAGCCTCCCGCCGTGCCGCCTGAGCCTTCCCAGGCACAGGCGGCAGGCTCGGCTTCTTCTTCCGCCACAACGCCCCCTTCACCTGCACCGCCTTCTCCCGCGAGCACCCTGGAGGCGCCTCCCGACGAGGCCCCCGTGATGCTCAATAACAGGGCGCTCATCACGGTGAGAGGTGACTCGGGGCACCGCGCCGCTGAAAGGGCAGGAATCATAGAGAGAAGAATCGAGGAGGTCCTTAAAAGAGCGAAATCGGCGCCTTCCATTGATATCGACACTGTCGATGAGACGCCTGTCATCAAGAGCGGCGGCCTCTACCTGATCTCGGTCACAAACAGCGACGCCGCGCCTCTTGGAATCTCGGTGAGCGACTTGGCCGCATCGTGGCGGGACGAACTGGAAAAGGGCATCAGGAGAACCTGGCACGAGCGGAGCGAGGGGTACACCGAGGAAGCTCTCATCCGCTCACTGTATATAATTCTCATAGGGATTGCGCTCACCATCATAGGGATTTTTGTATTCCAGCGTTTTCTCAAACTGCCGGGATTTCTTTTTATCCTGATCATCTGGCTCTCGGTCATCTCGGCAGTGCTGTGGCTCTTTCCCGACAGCCGCCCATGGAGCAGAAACCTGGTGCAGGGCGTGCTCATCCCGATACTGACGTTTCTCATCACCTTCATCGTCGTGATGCTTCTCTTCAAGCCCACTGACGCTTTCGTCATGCGCTTTTTCGATATCTTTGAAAAGATCAGGGACAGTGATCTTGATCAGAGAGGCCGGGGCCTGCACCGCCTCGCCATGCTCCGCGTCGTGGGCAAGGTCATTGCAAAAACGGTCCTTATCCTGATAGCGGGCCTCCTTTATCTGAACTCTCTCCATGTCGATCTCACCGCCGCCCTTGCTGGGGCGGGGATAATCGGCGTGGGCCTCGGTATCGCCTCCCAGGATCTCCTGAAGGACTACATGGCGGGATTTTTCTTTGTCTTCGAGGACCAGTTCGCCGTGGGAGACAATATAAGGGCGGGGGCCTACGAGGGAACCGTTGAGGACTTCACGCTCCGCATCACGCGCCTGCGCGACATGGAAGGGCGCCTGATCTCGATACCCAACTCCGTCATAAGGACCGTCGAGAACCAGTCAAGCGGCTGGAGCCAGGTGGACTTCACCGTCCATGTGGCATACCGCAACAACCTGGCGAAGGCCATGGCCCTCCTCATTGAAACAGCCAGGGAGCTTCGCGCCGATTGGAAGGAGATCATCATCGCCGATCCGGAGATGCTTGGCGTCGAAGGCATTGATGAATCCGGGGTGAAGCTGAGGATGGTAATGAAAACAAAGCCGTTGAGCCAGTGGAAGGTCAGAAGGGAGCTGCTGAAGCGCATCAAGTCCCGCTTTGACATGGAGGGCATCGAGATCCCCTTCCCGCAGCGTTCCGTGTGGCTCCGTGACGACAAGGACAAGGTGCTTGACAGCCATGAGCCTCAGGAGACGCCGGCCCCTCAAGGGGAGGCCGGGAGCAATAAGCCTGAGGCACCTGAAAACCGTCAAGATTCCTGA
- a CDS encoding nucleoside monophosphate kinase, which yields MKRCPLPHLVFLVAAALALFVAHGGAFSAETQARPSTAVKHLYLSLSGPPGAGKTTYGKMIAERYGIPHISVGKILRKEIADRTPLGLKVAPYVEKGELAPSELIMAVVKSRLAQDDCKKGFVLDGFPRKMSDTEGFEAIQKELKLTGFRMIGLEVSPETLIERMKNRRVCSKGHEYDIVNKPPKREGVCDIDGLALEARSDDTPEIIRNRFEVYQEETLPVVKYYKEKGWYVAIEEKGTIDEVFRSIVNVIEGGGK from the coding sequence ATGAAACGCTGCCCGTTACCGCATCTTGTTTTCCTTGTCGCCGCCGCCCTGGCGCTCTTCGTGGCTCATGGCGGGGCATTCTCTGCAGAAACACAGGCCAGACCCTCAACAGCAGTAAAGCACCTCTACCTTTCGCTCTCGGGGCCTCCCGGCGCCGGCAAGACCACCTACGGCAAGATGATCGCCGAGCGCTACGGCATCCCCCATATCTCCGTGGGCAAAATCCTGAGAAAAGAGATCGCGGACAGGACGCCCCTGGGTCTCAAAGTGGCGCCCTACGTGGAAAAAGGCGAGCTCGCCCCGTCAGAGCTCATCATGGCCGTCGTGAAAAGCCGCCTCGCCCAGGATGACTGCAAAAAGGGCTTCGTCCTTGACGGGTTCCCCCGGAAGATGTCCGACACCGAGGGCTTTGAAGCCATCCAGAAGGAATTGAAACTCACCGGATTCAGGATGATCGGCCTTGAGGTGAGCCCCGAGACCCTCATCGAGAGAATGAAGAACAGGAGAGTCTGCAGCAAGGGGCATGAATACGATATCGTGAACAAGCCCCCGAAGAGAGAGGGCGTCTGCGACATAGACGGTCTGGCCCTCGAGGCGAGAAGCGACGACACGCCGGAAATCATAAGGAACCGCTTTGAGGTGTACCAGGAGGAGACGCTGCCTGTCGTGAAATATTACAAGGAAAAGGGATGGTATGTCGCAATAGAGGAAAAGGGCACCATTGACGAGGTGTTCCGCTCCATCGTGAACGTCATCGAGGGGGGCGGGAAATAA
- a CDS encoding PilZ domain-containing protein, translated as MEKPVGHQSDPGEQQHERRQIRRKLIKVRKTVLAEIFQAQDEERKKCYIYINDVSEGGLRITCDVFIPENTVIKLLITLEKQVALEGKVVWAKEFGSGNYTMGLELSQDRDDYRENVDFLFDWASPMEVKRSFRPRATKHFELHTEEQVTKFYAHLLIISPGGMELIFRKPLPEDRDFSLTFALFEKGKPITTRARVIFQRELVPLCPLDYLEKTYKIWIEFFDTEAVFAHLEEAVSRGALEEHLPL; from the coding sequence ATGGAAAAGCCCGTTGGACATCAGAGTGACCCCGGGGAGCAGCAGCACGAAAGGCGGCAGATCCGCCGAAAGCTCATCAAGGTAAGAAAGACCGTGCTTGCGGAAATCTTCCAGGCTCAGGATGAAGAAAGGAAAAAATGCTATATCTATATCAATGACGTAAGTGAAGGAGGGCTCAGAATCACATGCGACGTCTTCATCCCTGAAAACACCGTGATAAAGCTTCTTATCACCCTCGAAAAGCAGGTGGCGCTCGAGGGGAAAGTGGTATGGGCAAAGGAGTTCGGAAGCGGCAATTACACCATGGGACTTGAACTCTCACAAGACCGCGATGATTACAGGGAAAACGTCGATTTCCTCTTTGACTGGGCTTCGCCCATGGAGGTGAAGCGCTCATTCCGCCCCCGCGCCACGAAGCATTTTGAGCTTCACACTGAAGAGCAGGTCACGAAATTTTATGCCCATCTGCTGATCATAAGCCCCGGGGGGATGGAGCTGATCTTCAGAAAGCCTCTCCCTGAAGACCGGGATTTCTCCCTCACTTTTGCCCTTTTTGAAAAGGGAAAGCCCATCACGACAAGAGCAAGGGTGATCTTCCAGAGGGAGCTTGTCCCCCTGTGCCCGCTTGACTATCTTGAGAAAACCTACAAGATATGGATTGAGTTTTTCGATACCGAGGCGGTCTTTGCCCATCTCGAAGAGGCGGTGAGCAGGGGGGCGCTCGAGGAGCACTTGCCGCTTTAA
- a CDS encoding DUF3592 domain-containing protein gives MRFIGRVLVSLFLGALLLLGTAFTAMIIKDSAPAIRALYWQKTPCRVTFSSITPDPKGYRLLVEYTYRCGSKEYRSREYPYHPTFDYQKLKKFRERCESGAVSTCFINPGSPADSRLRRSFPFQIFYVLIPLFFAVLGAKGLLSSWGWGKRSGPKALSDLDSSFSRKGASRPAWNATGHSLSSLSSLKLALYLVLFAGGVTALWYAYTKPFFEIMDAWRWEKVPCTILESEVVAHEDSEGSTTYSLEMLYCYRYRGMEYLSKRVALEGAGPRKYRGKRAFIEAHPMGSEATCHVNPAKPWQAALLTDGSPLWLLSLVIAAFCGGMIFALTNELKNRARIYHLMDERPSPRALLTGTSFPAIQIAGWALLCLLWNYPLAWFLFQAFFKAATLRTVEFPSLFFTFFYHFATGIFIAALGFRAFAALRAPHVTLEIAPYPFHPGKPAMVKWRTCGATEKIGKLSLFIEGREEADYVQGTTSLTDRETFRTFFLAGIDKREDFAGGEVVHTFPHLSMHTFRSDHNRVRWILKAEAEGAEKPLFTEEFEILVLPEKGAVSRKC, from the coding sequence ATGCGCTTCATCGGCAGAGTCCTGGTCTCCCTCTTCCTTGGCGCCCTTCTTTTGCTGGGCACCGCCTTCACGGCTATGATCATCAAAGACAGCGCTCCGGCCATAAGAGCCCTTTACTGGCAAAAGACCCCCTGCCGCGTCACCTTCTCGTCCATCACGCCTGATCCGAAAGGCTACCGGCTTCTGGTGGAATATACCTACCGCTGCGGCAGCAAAGAATACCGCTCAAGGGAATATCCATATCATCCCACCTTTGATTACCAGAAGTTGAAAAAATTCCGGGAGCGCTGCGAATCTGGCGCCGTGAGCACCTGTTTCATAAATCCCGGCAGCCCTGCCGATTCCAGGCTCCGCCGCTCCTTCCCCTTCCAGATATTCTATGTCCTCATCCCCCTCTTCTTTGCCGTTCTCGGCGCCAAAGGGCTTCTTTCATCATGGGGCTGGGGGAAGCGTTCCGGGCCAAAAGCCCTCTCGGACCTTGACAGCTCCTTCAGCAGGAAAGGGGCTTCCCGTCCTGCATGGAACGCTACCGGTCACTCGCTTTCCAGTCTCTCATCCTTGAAGCTCGCACTCTACCTGGTCCTTTTCGCCGGTGGAGTCACAGCCCTCTGGTACGCTTACACGAAGCCTTTTTTCGAGATAATGGACGCATGGCGTTGGGAAAAGGTGCCCTGCACCATCCTGGAGAGCGAAGTGGTGGCCCATGAGGACAGCGAGGGCAGCACCACCTATTCACTCGAGATGCTCTATTGCTACCGGTACAGGGGCATGGAGTACCTGTCAAAACGCGTGGCTCTCGAGGGTGCCGGGCCTCGAAAATACCGGGGAAAAAGGGCCTTTATCGAAGCCCACCCCATGGGGAGCGAGGCCACCTGCCATGTAAACCCTGCAAAGCCCTGGCAGGCCGCCCTCCTTACCGACGGCTCGCCACTGTGGCTCCTTTCTCTGGTAATAGCCGCCTTCTGCGGGGGTATGATCTTCGCCCTGACCAACGAGCTGAAAAACCGAGCAAGGATTTATCACCTGATGGATGAGAGGCCCTCCCCGCGGGCGCTCCTCACCGGGACCTCATTTCCTGCCATTCAAATCGCGGGATGGGCCCTTCTGTGCCTGCTCTGGAACTACCCCCTTGCCTGGTTCCTCTTCCAGGCCTTCTTCAAAGCAGCAACGCTCCGCACCGTTGAATTTCCCTCCCTGTTCTTTACCTTTTTCTATCACTTCGCGACAGGCATCTTCATCGCAGCCTTGGGCTTCCGGGCCTTTGCAGCACTGAGAGCCCCCCATGTGACCCTTGAGATCGCGCCTTACCCTTTTCACCCCGGGAAGCCTGCCATGGTAAAGTGGCGAACCTGCGGCGCCACGGAAAAAATTGGAAAGCTCTCTCTCTTCATTGAAGGGAGAGAAGAAGCCGATTATGTGCAGGGCACCACGAGTCTCACCGACAGGGAGACCTTCAGGACCTTTTTTCTCGCGGGGATTGACAAGAGGGAGGACTTCGCAGGGGGGGAGGTTGTCCACACCTTCCCCCACCTCTCGATGCACACGTTCAGGAGTGATCATAACCGCGTCCGCTGGATCCTGAAGGCCGAGGCAGAAGGCGCTGAAAAACCGCTCTTCACCGAGGAGTTTGAAATTCTCGTGCTGCCGGAGAAAGGGGCGGTTTCCAGGAAATGCTGA